The Paenibacillus sp. FSL W8-0426 region TAAACGCAAAAAAGGAGCGATTCTTCCCCGCAGGGTGCGGGAGAATCTGCTCCTATGTTAGAGATCCGTGATGCCAACGGGCTGAATCACCCTTGAAGGGGGCACCGAGTGCTGGGTTTATGACTAGTCGCCTAAGTTTACCTCTTAACGGTTATCGACCGTTTCCGGGTACATGTCATGGTTCAACATGCGGTGCTCGGCCATCTGCTCGTATTTCGTCCCCGGTTTGCCGTAGTTGGTGTACGGGTCGATGGAGATGCCGCCGCGCGGCGTGAATTTGCCCCATACTTCGATATAGCGCGGGTCCATCAGCTTGATCAGATCGTTCATAATGATGTTCACGCAATCCTCGTGAAAATCGCCATGGTTGCGGAAGCTGAACAAATACAGCTTGAGCGATTTGCTTTCTACCATTTTGACGTCGGGAATGTAGCTGATATAAATGGTGGCAAAGTCAGGCTGGCCCGTGATCGGGCACAAGCTTGTAAACTCCGGGCAGTTGAATTTCACGAAGTAATCGCGGTAGGGATGTTTGTTGTCAAAGCTCTCCAGAATGCCAGGATCGTATTCAAACGTATATTTCGTGCCCTGGTTGCCCAGCAGCGTCAAGTCTTGCATCTCGTCAGGTTGTCTCATTGTCGTTCCGTAACTCCTTTAGGTTAAAATCCATATATTTAATCGATAGCCTGTTCATTGGGCTACACGCCGCGTTTATTGCCCCATACGAGTGTATGAAGCTGCGGCAGCACGCGAACGTCATTCAACGTCTCGGAGCCGCTCACCTTGTCAATCAGCCACTCGTAGCGTTCGAGCAGGGAGGAGGCAAGGTCTGCTGTATCCGCTGACGAGACGTCAGGATTCCCGGTTTGCAAAAAGAGAGCTGTTCCCGGATACCGCTCATGCACGCGCCGGGCATAGTCCAGGTCTGTCTCGTCAAAAATGACGATTTTCAGACTCATGCTGCGGTTCGCTGGACGCAGCGCCAGCCGCTGAACCAGATCATCCAGCACGCCCCAGTCCGTCTCCATGCCGGAGCTGGGTGGCTTCGGCGAGACGGTGACTTCGTCAATGTCCGCCAGCCAAGGCTGCCAGCGCGAGCCCTGCGTCTCTACCGCCGTGCGGATGCCCTGCTCGCGCAGCAATTGCACCAGCCCGCCCAGCGAAGCAAGCAGGGCGGGGTTGCCGCCGGAGATCGTGACGTGCGAGAAGCGGGCGCCGCCGATGCGGCGCAGCTCCTTCAGAATCTCCTCCGGCGCCATCATTTTGATCTGGTCCTTCCCGGTGCCGTCCCAGGTAAAGGCCGAATCGCACCAGGAGCAGCGGTAATCGCAGCCTGCGGTGCGCACAAACATCGTTTTTTGCCCGATGACCATGCCCTCGCCTTGA contains the following coding sequences:
- the queF gene encoding preQ(1) synthase, which produces MRQPDEMQDLTLLGNQGTKYTFEYDPGILESFDNKHPYRDYFVKFNCPEFTSLCPITGQPDFATIYISYIPDVKMVESKSLKLYLFSFRNHGDFHEDCVNIIMNDLIKLMDPRYIEVWGKFTPRGGISIDPYTNYGKPGTKYEQMAEHRMLNHDMYPETVDNR
- the queE gene encoding 7-carboxy-7-deazaguanine synthase QueE gives rise to the protein MDSRPEPESRSANGGRGGRIPVMEIFGPTVQGEGMVIGQKTMFVRTAGCDYRCSWCDSAFTWDGTGKDQIKMMAPEEILKELRRIGGARFSHVTISGGNPALLASLGGLVQLLREQGIRTAVETQGSRWQPWLADIDEVTVSPKPPSSGMETDWGVLDDLVQRLALRPANRSMSLKIVIFDETDLDYARRVHERYPGTALFLQTGNPDVSSADTADLASSLLERYEWLIDKVSGSETLNDVRVLPQLHTLVWGNKRGV